The segment GCCGTACAGGATCTCGCCCAGCTCCTTGGTGTTGATGTAGTACACCCGCTGGTCCTTGCCGGTGTCGCCGCCGTAGGTAAAGCGCTTGGCTACGGTCTGGAAGGTAGCTGCCAGACTGTCGCCGAAGTTGCCGGTGAACACGCTGGGCTCGGTGGATGCGTCAAAGGTGAACTCGCCCGGTTCGGCGCACACCTCCACCACGCGGCCCTGCTCCACGATGAGCATACACTGTCCGTCTGCCACGGCGATGCCGCTGCCGTTGGTGATGATGTTGTCCTCGCCGTTGTTGGAGCTGCGGCGGGAGGTGCGCTTCTGGCCCTTGACCATCAGCACATCCTTGTCCAGAGAATCGCAGTAGAAAAATTCCTTCCACTGGTCTGCAAGGGTTCCGCCCAGTGCGCCCATACCTGCTTTGATAAGACCCATAGTAATTTCCTCCTGTTATTTGTTTGTTGTAAGCGACAACGCTTTGTCATCGCATTGCGTTCGGTTTCGGTCACGGTACAAGGGTTAGATCCGGGGAGTCGTTTTTCCAGTAAGCGGGACGCGTGTCCCGGTCAAACAGTACTTCTCCGGCGCGGTATTTCAGGCTGCAGCCGCTGGGACTGCCGTCATCGTTCAGCAAAATGGCCCAGAACTCGCAGGGTCTGCCGTTCTGGTCGGTCAGTTTAAAATACAGCTCGGTGCCGTCCTCGGTGCGGCCCTGTGTTCCCTCGGCGGTGCCGGTCAGAATGCCGCTCCACCCGTCCCATTCCACGCTCATGCAGCAGCTGCCGTCCGGCAGGAAGGTCATCCAGCGGATGCCCTTTGCGGCCTCGTCTCCGGCGCGGTAAGTGCCCCACAGCCTGCGGGGGATGGCGGAGAAACCGATATCGTCCCACGCGCTGGTGCGCCGAAAAACGTACCAGACCTCACTGCCCTTTTTGGGGCCGGTGGACTGCATCCGCAGTGAGCCGTCCTCCATCATGGAGATGGTCCAGCTGCTTCTGCCGTCCTCGCTGAGGCAAGTCAGGTTCCAGCCCTGACTTTTTTCCCCGTCCCAGCCGGTCACAGCGCCGGCATTCAGCTCTCCGGTGCGGGTCTCGGCAGCGGACTGGATCTGCGGGCTGCCGTATGTTTCCCGGATGAAGGAGACGGTCACCGTGCCGGTGATCTCGGCCTTTTCCAGCCGTAGGGTATAGCTTTCGTTGCGGTCGGCGGGGGCATAGCTGCCCTCCTGCGTCACCGCCGTGACTGCCATCCACTCGGTTAGCACCTGCTGCTCCCAGTTTTCCGGCAGCGGCTGCGCGTCCAGCGGGATGACCGGGACATCGTTCACATACTCTCCCCCGGACGCGCTGAACCGGCCGACCACAAAGGAAACGTTCCCCGCTTCGTCAAACGAAAACGGCAATTCATCCAGCGTGGCCCACCATGCAGTGTTGCCCTCTTTCAGGCTGCCGGGGGGCAGCAGCCCCCGCTCACAGGCGGCCTGCCGGTCCAGCTCATCCCGGCGCTTCACGTCACGGTACAGCGCTTCTTCCAGCGCGGCGGGGTCTGCCCCCATGCGCTGCAGCAGCTGGGTGGCGGTGAGCTGGTTGCCGCTTTCAAAATCGAAGCACCAGCCGTTGTGGAAGGGTGCATCCGTACCGCCGTAGCAGCTGCTGACCACAAGGCTGACGCAGTCGCCGTACCAGCTGGCGTTCCAGTTCATCTCAATGCAGATGTCCCACACGTCCGGATCGGCTGCCTCCGGGCAGTCCGCATAATCCTGCACATCGTATTCGTAGTACCGGGCGATCTCGGCGTTGATGCGGGCGGCGTCGGCGCTGTCGCTTTCCAGCCGGGGCAGATGGATGTTCAGCCGAACCTTGCTGCCGTTCTCTGCCTGCACCACCTTTTCAAGGGTGTACTGCTCGGTGATCGCCGCGGTGGCGTGCATGGAATCCGGCGGGGTCGATTTCAGCTCCCGGCTGTCAGCCGGGCGGGCAGAGGCTGCGGCCCTTGCTCCGCAGCCCGCCAGCAGCGCCGCCAGCAAAACTGCCAGCGCGCCGCAGAGAGCGATGTGTTTCATCTTGCACCTCCTTGTCTGCGGACTCAGCTGCGCTGCAGGTCCATCCAGCTGATGTAGCTGTACTCGGCGTTGCCGCCCATGTCTGCCATGGTCATGGTGCCGTCCTCCCGCAGTGCGATGGCCCACTCGTAGTTTTTGTCATCCGCGCGCTGGCAGCGGATCTGCCAGCATTCGCCCTCAAAGGCAAATTCTATTTTGCCCCGTGTGGGCACGCCGGTGCGGGTCTCGGTGGTGGTATCGCCGTATTTTGAGATGCGGGTCAGGGTGGCACGGACGGTGTCCGGGCTGTCGCCCGGTTCCAGCTTCAAGGTGTAGCTTTCCCCTTCCTCTGCAGGGTTGCACACATCGCCATCCACCTCCGTGCGGAAGACCACCCACTCGCCCAAAACGCGCTGCTGCCAGTTTTCCGGCACCGAGTCATCGTACAGGGGGATGGTCAACTCGTAGCTCACATACTTCTGCTCCCCGGCGTTGTAGATCTCCGCACCGAGGGAAACGTTCCTTTCGTCCTCGTCTCCCCAGATGGACAAAGGCAGCTGGTCCAGCGAACTCCACCATTTCCGGTCAAAGCTTTCCTTGGCAGGGCAGGCACCGGTATCGGCATTCTGCCAGCACTCCTCAAAGATCTCATCCGCCTGACGAGCGATCCGCTGCTCTATATCGGCGGGGTCCAGCCCCATCCGCTCCAGCATCTGGGTGGTGGTAAGCTCCTTGCCGCTGGCAAAGTCGAAGCAGAATCCCTGCCCTTTCTGGCTGCTGTCGGCGCTGAAATAGACATTCATCACCAGACTCAGACAGTCGCCGTACCAGTACTGGTAGTAGCCGACGCTGCGTACCTCATCCCAGGGGGTGCCGTTTTCCAACGCCGGATACTCCAGACAGGGCTTGCAGGGTTCCACATAGCACTGCGCCAGCCGGGCGTTGATGCGGGCGGCGTCGGCGCTGGCACTGTTGATCCGGGGCACCTCCATGTTGAGGCACAAGACCTTGCCTGCCGGGTCCTGCAGATTTTTATTGATCTCCCACTGGTTGGTGACCCGCTGGTCCAGCGGGGGAAGCTCCTGCGGAGTTTCGGTGCCGTTCTCCGGCTCCGGGGCGGTGTCAGCCTCCGGGGTGGAGACCGGCAGAGCACTTTCGGTTTTGACAGGCGGACCTGCGATGCTGCCTTCTTCCCGGGTCATCTGGGAAGATGCTGCCCCGCAGCCCGCCAGCAGCGCTGCCAGCAAAACTGCCAGCAGCGAAGAAACTGCTTTGTGTTTCATGGTGGTTCTCCTGTGTTTTCAGCGGCTGCGCCGGGGTCAGGGATCCGGGCAGCGGATCAGCTGCAGCTGGGTCTTTCCCTCGGCAAAGGGGTTCTCCCCGTCGATCATGGTAAGGTTCAGGGTCTCGTTGTACAGGTCGTACTTCACCGCCGCCACAAAGGTGATGCCCGGCATCCCGTCCTCCGTCTCGCTGGTAGAGACGCCCAGTACCATGCCCTCCGGCACCACGCCCAGATAGTCGGCGTAGCCCTGATAGAAAACGTTGTTGTCCTGCACGCCCATCTGGACGAGGCCATTGCTTTCCACGTCCATCCAGTTAAACCGGTCGTCCGCCATCTCGTTGAAGGCACCGACGGCCTCCGAGGGAATCTCCTGCCCGTTCCACTCTTCCGTCAGGGGAGCAAGTTCCAGCACAGAGCCATCCTCCTGATGCAGAATTACCTCTTTGCCGCTGCGTTCCAGCGCCACGCCGTTGTTTGCAATATAGATGGGGTCCTGACAGACCAGAACATTTCCGGACATAAGGCAGCGCAGCACATCCACATACTCCACCACGCCGTCCTTGGTCAGCAGATAGACCACCGGGTGGAAGGATGCGCCGATTTCTCCGATGCACACATCCACATATTCATTGTAGATGCCAAGGATGGGGAAAGTGCGGTCCTGTTCCAGCCGGATGCCGTAATCCGCGTCCCATGCGGCGGTCTCCGGCGTGCGGCACAGGGTGATGGTGCCCTGCGTTCCTTCCAGCTGCACCGAAGCGCTGCCGTAGGTATCGGTCAGCACCGTCTGCGGCTGCGGGTCAGCAGCCTGCAGCGGGATCTCCACATCCAGCTGCCGCCAGCCCCACCCGGCGGTGGAGCTGCACCCGCCCCGGAGCACCAGCCGGTTTTGTTCCGGCAGCAGCAGGCACAGGTCCTCCAGCTGGTTGTTTTCCAGCGTGTTCATCCGCATGCTTGCCAGATTGCCGCCGCTGAGCAGACCCTCGTAGTAGCCGCCCTGCGCCATGTGCCGGTCAAAGGTCTGCATGGCCCCGCGCAGCATCTGCTGCTGCACGGCGTCCGGGTCCAGCCCCATGCGCTGCAGCATTTCCGTCACGGAGACCTGCTTTTCGGTGGCAAAATCGAAGCACCAGCCCCGGGAATACCCCGGGTCGGAGCCGCCGTCGTAGCGGAACATCACAAGGCTTACGCAGTCCCCGTACCAGTAGGCGTCCCAATTGATATAAGTATCCGGGTTCCCCTCGTCCTGCTGGGGCTCGATCTCCGGGCTGTCCTCGTACTCTCGGAATTCTGCCGCATACATGGCGGCAAGCTCATAGTTGATATAAGCGGCGTCCGGGCTGTAGCACACAAGCTGCGGCACATGGATGTTCAGCCTATAGGTGATGTCGTACTCGTTCCGGATGGTCTTTTCCAGCGTGAACTGCTCGGTAATGCGGTCTTTTTGTGCTGTCTGCACCGCCGTGTCTGCGGCGCTTTGGGAAGCTGCGCCGGAGCTTGCGGGGGCAGCGGGAGCCGCCGCACCGCCGCAGCCGGTCAGCCAGAGAGCCGCCGCCAGCACCGCAGCGGCAAGGCGTTTGTGTTTCATAGTCGTTCTCCTGTGTTCTCAGCCGTAGCTGCGGGTCATCTGCAGCTGGGTCTCGCCCTCGGCAAAGGGGTTTTGCCCGGCGATCATGGTCATGGTCAGGTTCTCGTAGTACAGGTCCAGCTTGAACGCCGCCACAAACTCGATGGACGACTGCCCGGCTTCGGTCTCGTCGGCATAGATGCCCAGCACCACGCCCTCGGGCACCACGCCCAGATACGCGGCGTCGCCCTGATAGATGCGGCTGTTGTCCTGCACGCCCAGCTGAACGATGCTGTCACTGCCAAGGTCCATCCAGTTCCAGCCGTTTTCGCCGGTATAGTTGTAGGAGCCGGTGACGGAATAGGGAATCTCCTGCGCGCTCCACTCTGCCGACAGGGGAGCCAGCTCCAGCACAGAGCCGTCCTTCCGGTGCAGATTCACCTCGCTGCCGCAGAGTTCCAGCGCAGTGCCGTTGTTGGCAAAGTAGATGGGGTCCTGGCAGATCATGGCCGTGGCATCCCCGAACAGCAGGCAGCGCAGCACGTCCACATACTCCACCACGCCGTCCTTGGTCAGCAGATAGACCACCGGGCGGAAGAAGCCGTCATCCTGATCCCCGATGCACACGTCCACATATTCATTGTAAGCGCCAAGGATGGGATAGGTGCGCGTCTGTTCCACCCGGATGCCAATGTCTTCCCACTGATTGATCCTTGGCGCGGGGCTCAGGGTGATGGTGGCCTGTGTTCCCTTCAGCTGCACCTGCACACCGTCGTAGGTGTCGGTCAGCACCGGGGTATCGGCGGGGGCGGCGGGGGTCAGCGGGATCTCCACATCCAGCTGCTGCCAGCCCCAGTCGGTCTCGGAGCAGTACCTGCCCCGGAGCACCAGCCGGTCCTGTTCCGGCAAAAGCAGACACAGGTTTTCCAGTTCATTGTATTCCAGCGTGCGCATCCGCATTTCCGACAGGTTCCCGCCGCTGCGCAGGCCCTCGTAATACGCGCCCTGCGCCATCTCCCGGTCAAAGGTCTGCATGGCCTGCCGCTGCACCTGCGTCTGCACCTCGTCCGGGTCCAGACCCATGTGCTGCAGCATCTCGGCTGTGGTGAGCCGCTTGCCGGTGGCAAAATCGAAGCACCACCCGCTGTAATACCACGGGGCGTCGTCGTAATCGCGGCGGCGTATCACCAGACTGACGCAGTCGCCGTACCAGTAGGCGTCCCAGTTGATGCTCTCGGTCGGTGGGCTCTCTTCGCCCTGCGGCACCTCAGCGTCCGGGTAGCTTTCATAATCCTTGTATTCCGCCACATACATAGCGGCAAGTTCTTCGTTGAGAGCGGCGGCGTCCGGGCTGTCGCACACAAGCTGCGGCACATGGATGCTCAGCTTCATCACGCCGATCATCTCGCCCCGCACCGTCTTTTCAAGGCTCCACTGGTCGGTGATGCGCTCCTTTTGCGCCGTCTGCACCGCTGCGGCTGCGGCGCTTTGGGAAGCTGCGCCGGAGCCTGCGGGGGCCGCGGGGGCAGCTGCGCCGCCGCAGCCGGTCAGCAGCAGCGCCGCAGCCAGAACCACAGCAGCAAAACATTTGTGTTTCATGGCTGTCTCCTTTTCGTCATTCATCGTCGTCGGGGTTCTCTGGTGTACGCATGATATAGGCCGCCCAGTAGGTCTTGCCCTGAACATCCGCCACAGTGATGCCGATGTCGTACTTCCTCACTTCCGGAGAGTCCAGCATATTGGGGTCCGGGGCATAATTGAATTTTCCTTCCAGCTCATCCATCAGGGCCTTGAACTGGGCCTGATTGGCCGGGTAGGGCCGGTCCAGATAGTAGCGTTTCTCTTTGTAATCGTCCAACTGGATGCCATAGCAGTAGTGGTGGATGCCCCGGATAAAGGCGGTGGAGCCGCGGCCCCATTCATAGCCGCCCTCATCAAAGCCAGCCCACATTCCATCCACATAATCGCCGTTCATCCGGGCTTCCAGACCCTCCTTCGCGGAGAAGGAGGGGGTGTCGTAGTCCACAAACATCTGCATCTCGGACTGAATGGAGTGTTCCAGACCTGCATTGTACTGCATTTTGAAGTACTGCACCTTCCGCCGGGTCAGCTCGGCGTTGATGATCTCAAAGATCTTTCTGCCGTCCCGGATCACCGGAATCGGGGGCGAATCGGGAGCCTCCGGAAGCGGAGGGCCAAGGGTGGTGATCTCCTCACTGTGAAAGGGGTCGTAGGTAGAGGGGTCGACGGAGCTGCCGGAGTCCGGGACGTCCGGGGCACCGGAGCCGCCGAAGCACTTGTCCTCACAGCCTGCCAGCGCCAGCATCACCGCCGATGCGCCGGAGAGCTTGAGGAACGTCCGTCGGTCATATCGTTTCATGGGGGTGCTCCTTTCTATAAAGCCCCGGGCACGCTGTGAGGCTTCCGTGCCCGGGGCAAACAGGGGGTTAAATGGGAATTGTTGTGGTTAAGGGGTTACTTTTTTGCCTTCGGCTGCGACTGCGTACCAGTAGAGATTTCCACCCAAATAGGTAAACACCTTGATGCCAACAAGCGTGAGTTCCGCCGAACCAATGCTCGTTATTTGATTCGGAGTATAAGTCTGCAGTGCATTTTTCATATTAGCGACATCATCGTCATAAGGCAGCATGTAAACTGGGGCTGGGCGCGTTAATTTCACATACTGACCGCCGTGGTCACTGTCCAACCTAATAACCGTCTCATACAACGTTGGCTCATCAATAACTCCCACGGCAAAATCAGCATACTTTTCGGCAGCAACGTTCAGTATGCTATCCAGCTTGAGATCACCCCATCCCTTATCTCTACGGAAAAGGTTGATGGCTTCCAGCACTTTGGCTTCCTTGCCGGTGGGTGTTGCGGGAGGTGCGGGAGGTGCGTAGGGCCCGTCGTCGCAGCCTGCCAGCGAGAGTGCCACAACGGCTGCGCCGGTGAGGGTGAGGAATTCGCGTCGGTTCATCTCTTTCATGGGGGTGCTCCTTTCTTCTTATAAAGCCCCCGGACACAGGGGGAGTGTGCCCGGGGCAAAAGGGGGAAGTCTGATTATCTTATGCCTTGTTGTACAGGAATATAGCAGCGGTCATGTAGGTCACATTCTTAACCACCGGGAAATAAATGCTGATGAACTCTGCATTGGAGCTATTAGAATTGCTGTTCAGCAGGTCCTCTACAAAAGCCTGAACGACAGTATCCTCGCAAGAATACTTATACTTCAGAGCCACCATACCATCGGTATCCTCGTCGCAGACCATACCTGCGAAACTGTTATCGCCATACTTTTTCATTTTATCCCTAAACTTAAGCCTTTCATCCGAAAGTATATCATCGTCACTCTTTACCCACTTATGCGGTGTCTCGTTGGCCTCTTCAAAAACACGTCCGTAGCCCCTTACGATGCCCACCGCATCCTGATTGAGAATCAGCTGCTTATTGACAACCGCCCCTGCATCGTACTTTTCCTTCCAGACCTTGTTGATGGCTGCCAGCAGATCGGCTTCTTTGGGCGTAGTGGGTGCGGGAGGCGCGGAGGGCCCGCCGCTGCAGCCTGCCAGCGAGAGTGCCACAACGGCTGCGCCGGTAAGGGTGAGGAATTCGCGTCTGTTCAGTTCTTTCATGGGGTGCTCCTTTCTGTTTGTCCCCCCTGCTTTTTAGGGGGCTCTGGTTTGGGTATTCTCTGCACTTGCAGTCCGCTCCATCTTATGCTATTCTTATGAATAGAATCCGCAGTTGCCTGTTGACACGTTTTGTGCACAGCGACAGGCTTTCTGCACCGGCGCAGGACTTTTTCTGGTTGTACTGTACCATACCCGGGAAAAAATTGCCCCCTCAGAAAAGCCGTTTTTGGGGGGCAATTCCAAAAAAATTTTTGGGGTTTTGGTGCTTCCCCCTCAAAAAATCCCCCCAAAAAGCCCAAAATTGGGGGGATTTTGGGGCAGTTCCCCCCAAAAAACAGGCAGCTGCAGCCCTGCCTGTGCCGGTTTTCCCCCTCTGGCTGCAATTGCGGAAAGGAGTCATGAAAAATGGAACGAAGGACATTTTTAAAGATTGCGGCGCTCGTCCCCGGTCTGGCTCTTGCGGGCTGCGGCGGCAGCAAGACCCTGCTTTCTCCCAAGGACCCCACCATGCTCAGCATCTGGCATGTGTACGGCGAACAGGCCGACTCGCCCATGAACCGCCTGCTGACCGAGTTCAACGACACGGTGGGCAGGGAGAAGGGCATCCTGCTCAACGTGACCAACATGACCAACAGCGCCGCCATCGGCGGCCAGCTGCAGGATGCCAAGGCCGGCAAGCCCGGCGCGCTGGATCTGCCGGACCTGTTCTCGGCCCACCCCGCGGACGCCAGCGCTCTGGGCATTGAGAACCTTGTGGACTGGAACGACTGGTTCACCGCCGAGGACATGGCGGCCTATGTGCCCGGCTTTGTGCAGGACGGCATCATTGACGGGAAGCAGGTGGTGTTCCCGGTGTCCAAATCCACCCAGCTCATCTTTTTGAACGGCTCCCAGTACGCCCGGTTTGCGGCGGACACCGGGGCGCAGCTTTCCACCCTTGCCACATGGGACGGCTTTTTTGAAATGGCGGGTGCCTACCGGCAGTGGTCGCAGGGCAAGCCCTTCTGCGCGCTGGACTACCCCCTGCGTCTGGTGGAGCTGAACGCGCTGGAGCAGGGCAGCGGCGAGCTGTACAAGGGCAGCTGGTACGATCTGACCAACGAGACCTTCCGCGCTTCGTGGATGGAGTTTGCCCGGGCGCTGGTGCAGGGCGATATTCTGATCTCGGACCTGTACTCCAACACGCAGGTGATGACCGGCGAGACGCTGGCGGGCCTTGGCAGCTCTGCGGCCATCCTTTATTACAATGATTTCGTCACCTACCCGGACAACACCACCGAGCCCACCGACCTGCTGCTGGCTCCTTTGCCTCACGCCGCAGGCACCGCCACGCCCCTGATGCCGCAGGCCGGTGTGGGCCTGTGCGCCTTCAAGACCACCGACCAGAAGGCCGAAGCCGCCGCGGTGTTCCTGCGCTGGCTCACCGAACAGCAGCGCAATCTGGAATTTGCCGCCGATACCGGCTACATGCCGGTGTCCAGCGCCGCCTTTGACGCCATTGCGGACTATCCCTTTGAGCAGCAGAGCTATCAGCGGCTGTACGACGTCTACAACGAAATGCGCATCCAGAACACCCCCCTGTCCGAACCGGGCATCGTGGGGTACCACGCCAAGGCCAAAACCTTGTACGACAGCCTGCGCCAGCGCCAGAAGGACTATCCCCAGCGCCTTGCGGACGGCGAAACGCTGGAAGCCCTTACCGAAGAGACATGGCAGCTGCTGTGTGACAATGCCTGAGCCTGCCGCTCAGCCGGAAAGGAGGGACTTTGATGCACTTTGTTGACCGGCACCGTGAAAAGATCCGCCAAAGCCCCATGAGCAGCCGGCTGCTGTGGGCCTGCCTGCTGCTGGTGGTGCTGCTGGTGTTGACCTTTGGTGCGGCGCTGTTCCTGTTTGCCAGCCTGCACAACACCAAAAAGGACATCAGCCGCAGTCTGCAGATCCAGTTTTCGGTGTTTCAGAATGATATGGAGCGCTATTTTGAACAGCTGGCGGTCATGGGCGTGAACCTGTCCGAGGACATGAGCGCAGAGGTGGACAAGGAGCTTGCCCTGCGGCAGATGTCCTTTGCCCAGCTGAACGACTCCCCCGAGGTGCTGAACGCGCTGGAGGAGGAAATGATCGAGCCGCTGTGCCGCCGTCTGCGCCAGACCGGCTGTTCCGGCGCCTTTGTGCTGCTGGATGCCACCGTCAACACCCGCATGGAGGGAGCAGAGCATTCCCGCGCCGGGCTGTATGTGCAGAAAAGCGGTGCCGACACCCCCACCGTGCCCCTGCTGCTGTACCGGGGCAGTGCACAGGTGGGCAAGGCCCACAGCGTGATGCCCCACCGCAAGTGGCGCATGGAGTTCCAGACCGACCAGTTCCCGGACTACGACCGCTGGATGACCCCCGGCAGCGCCCCGCTGTACCAGTCCTATACGCTGACCGAGCGGTTCGAGCTGCCCGGCACCTCGGAGGAGGTGCAGCTGTTTTTGCTGCCCCTGCGGGGGCGGGACGGCACGATGTACGGGCTGTGCGGCTTTGAAATCAGCGAGAGCTACTTCAAGCAGAACTTTGCCCAGCCCACCGGCTTTGACCGGCTGAGCTGCCTGCTTGCCCCGGCGGGGGACGGCCTTGCCGCCGATGCCGCCCTCAGCAGCGGCACCACCGGCGGCTACTACCATGCCCCCCGGGACACGCTGATGCTGCGCAGCATGGGCGGCGGGCTGACCCAGTTGACCGGCCCCGACAACGCCTATGCGGGCATCTCCCAGCTGTGCCGCCTGAGCGAGAGCCAGTCCTACCGGCTGGCGGTGTGCATCCCCATGGCAGACTACCGGAGACTGGTCTTTTCCGGCAATCTGCAGATGCTGCTCATCGGCCTGTTCATCGCCTTTTTCGTGGTGTTCTGCTGCATGAACTTCCACCGGCGCATCCTCTCGCCTGCGTTCCGGCAGTTCGAGGAGGACCGGCGGGAGTCCCGGCGGCGGATGGACGAGCTGCAGCTGGAACGTCAGCAGATGCAGACCGAGCTGTCCCGGCTGGCGGACGTGTGCCGCAACGAGTCGGTGCCCGATGCCTTCCAGACCTTTGTGGCGGGCATCCCCACCCTGACCAAGACCGAACGCCGCATCTTTGACGGCTACGCCGCCGGGCTGCGCACCCGGGAGATCGCGCAGCAGCTGGATATCAAGGACAGCACCCTGCGCTTCCACAACAAGAACATCTACGACAAACTGGGTGTCAGCTCCCTCAAGCAGCTGCAGCAGTTCGTGGCGATCCTGAACTCCGGCAGCGGCAGCGCCCCGGACGAAAACGCCCCGCCGAAAGGCCGCTGAACGGAATGCTCCCGCGCCGCTATCCCAAACACCTTTACTTGAAATAGGCCTGAAATGGTGGTAGAGTTGAGAAAAACAGGAGGAAGCAGTATGTGGTTTGTTTTTGCGTTGGGGTCAGCGGTATTTGCCGCATTGACTTCTATTCTTGCGAAGATCGGCATTGACGGAGTAAATTCCACGCTTGCCACGGCCATTCGCACTGCAGTTGTGCTCCTGATGAGCTGGGGCATGGTGTTTCTGACGGGAACACAGACCGGCATCGGGGATATTTCTCACAAAAGCTGGCTGTTCCTGATCCTATCCGGCCTTGCCACGGGTGCAAGCTGGCTGTGCTACTATCACGCTCTGCAGATCGGTGCAGCGTCCAAGGTGGTTCCTGTCGATAAACTGAGCGTGGTCATCACGCTGGCACTGGCATTTTTCATCCTGCATGAGCCGTTCACGGCAAAAAGTCTGATCGGCTGTGCGCTCATTGCTGCAGGAACCTTGTTCATGGTATTATAAAAGCAAGAAATGGCTGTGACACGCTGCGTGGTGCCGCAGCCTGCAGATCAAGCGCTTTCGTCTGATATAACTATTATTTTTGAACAAATGCCTTGACATCTTGTGCGGACTGCGTTATTATAAAGATAATAAAAGTTTGTTCAGAGAATCGAGCAGAACAAACAAGAGGGAAACCGAAAACCCTTTTGTTTGCTCTGCTCTTTTTCTTCTGTTCGGAAAACAGAGCGATCAGGAGGTATTTATGCTGGATGTAGCGATCATCGGCTGCGGCGTCATCGGCGCAGCAAGTGCCTACGAGCTGTCACACTACCGGCTGCAGACCGCGGTCTTTGAGGCGGAAAACGATGTGGCAGACTGCACGACCAAGGCCAACAGTGCTATTCTGCACGCCGGATACGATCCCGAGCCGGGCACCCAGATGGCACGGCTCAACGTGGAGGGCTCTGCACTGGCCAAGGAGATCTGTGCCCGTCTGGATGTGCCGTACCGTCAGTGCGGCAGTCTGGTGCTGGCCCTCAGCCCGGAGGAGCTGCCCCACCTGCAGAAACTGTATGAGAACGGCATCGCCAACGGCGTGCCGGGTATCCGGCTGCTTTCCGCAGAGGAAACGCTTGCCATGGAGCCGAATCTGGCCCCCAATGTGGTTAGCGCGCTGTATGCGCCCAGCGCCGCCATCGTCAGCCCGTGGGACTTTGCACTGGCCATGGCAGAAGTAGCCGTGCGCAACGGCGTGGAGCTGCACCGCAGCTGCCCTGTGACCCACATTGAA is part of the Faecalibacterium sp. HTF-F genome and harbors:
- a CDS encoding acid-shock protein, producing MKHKCFAAVVLAAALLLTGCGGAAAPAAPAGSGAASQSAAAAAVQTAQKERITDQWSLEKTVRGEMIGVMKLSIHVPQLVCDSPDAAALNEELAAMYVAEYKDYESYPDAEVPQGEESPPTESINWDAYWYGDCVSLVIRRRDYDDAPWYYSGWCFDFATGKRLTTAEMLQHMGLDPDEVQTQVQRQAMQTFDREMAQGAYYEGLRSGGNLSEMRMRTLEYNELENLCLLLPEQDRLVLRGRYCSETDWGWQQLDVEIPLTPAAPADTPVLTDTYDGVQVQLKGTQATITLSPAPRINQWEDIGIRVEQTRTYPILGAYNEYVDVCIGDQDDGFFRPVVYLLTKDGVVEYVDVLRCLLFGDATAMICQDPIYFANNGTALELCGSEVNLHRKDGSVLELAPLSAEWSAQEIPYSVTGSYNYTGENGWNWMDLGSDSIVQLGVQDNSRIYQGDAAYLGVVPEGVVLGIYADETEAGQSSIEFVAAFKLDLYYENLTMTMIAGQNPFAEGETQLQMTRSYG
- a CDS encoding acid-shock protein, producing the protein MKHKRLAAAVLAAALWLTGCGGAAAPAAPASSGAASQSAADTAVQTAQKDRITEQFTLEKTIRNEYDITYRLNIHVPQLVCYSPDAAYINYELAAMYAAEFREYEDSPEIEPQQDEGNPDTYINWDAYWYGDCVSLVMFRYDGGSDPGYSRGWCFDFATEKQVSVTEMLQRMGLDPDAVQQQMLRGAMQTFDRHMAQGGYYEGLLSGGNLASMRMNTLENNQLEDLCLLLPEQNRLVLRGGCSSTAGWGWRQLDVEIPLQAADPQPQTVLTDTYGSASVQLEGTQGTITLCRTPETAAWDADYGIRLEQDRTFPILGIYNEYVDVCIGEIGASFHPVVYLLTKDGVVEYVDVLRCLMSGNVLVCQDPIYIANNGVALERSGKEVILHQEDGSVLELAPLTEEWNGQEIPSEAVGAFNEMADDRFNWMDVESNGLVQMGVQDNNVFYQGYADYLGVVPEGMVLGVSTSETEDGMPGITFVAAVKYDLYNETLNLTMIDGENPFAEGKTQLQLIRCPDP
- a CDS encoding twin-arginine translocation signal domain-containing protein — encoded protein: MKEMNRREFLTLTGAAVVALSLAGCDDGPYAPPAPPATPTGKEAKVLEAINLFRRDKGWGDLKLDSILNVAAEKYADFAVGVIDEPTLYETVIRLDSDHGGQYVKLTRPAPVYMLPYDDDVANMKNALQTYTPNQITSIGSAELTLVGIKVFTYLGGNLYWYAVAAEGKKVTP
- a CDS encoding twin-arginine translocation signal domain-containing protein; protein product: MKELNRREFLTLTGAAVVALSLAGCSGGPSAPPAPTTPKEADLLAAINKVWKEKYDAGAVVNKQLILNQDAVGIVRGYGRVFEEANETPHKWVKSDDDILSDERLKFRDKMKKYGDNSFAGMVCDEDTDGMVALKYKYSCEDTVVQAFVEDLLNSNSNSSNAEFISIYFPVVKNVTYMTAAIFLYNKA
- a CDS encoding ABC transporter substrate-binding protein, whose protein sequence is MERRTFLKIAALVPGLALAGCGGSKTLLSPKDPTMLSIWHVYGEQADSPMNRLLTEFNDTVGREKGILLNVTNMTNSAAIGGQLQDAKAGKPGALDLPDLFSAHPADASALGIENLVDWNDWFTAEDMAAYVPGFVQDGIIDGKQVVFPVSKSTQLIFLNGSQYARFAADTGAQLSTLATWDGFFEMAGAYRQWSQGKPFCALDYPLRLVELNALEQGSGELYKGSWYDLTNETFRASWMEFARALVQGDILISDLYSNTQVMTGETLAGLGSSAAILYYNDFVTYPDNTTEPTDLLLAPLPHAAGTATPLMPQAGVGLCAFKTTDQKAEAAAVFLRWLTEQQRNLEFAADTGYMPVSSAAFDAIADYPFEQQSYQRLYDVYNEMRIQNTPLSEPGIVGYHAKAKTLYDSLRQRQKDYPQRLADGETLEALTEETWQLLCDNA
- a CDS encoding twin-arginine translocation signal domain-containing protein; translation: MKRYDRRTFLKLSGASAVMLALAGCEDKCFGGSGAPDVPDSGSSVDPSTYDPFHSEEITTLGPPLPEAPDSPPIPVIRDGRKIFEIINAELTRRKVQYFKMQYNAGLEHSIQSEMQMFVDYDTPSFSAKEGLEARMNGDYVDGMWAGFDEGGYEWGRGSTAFIRGIHHYCYGIQLDDYKEKRYYLDRPYPANQAQFKALMDELEGKFNYAPDPNMLDSPEVRKYDIGITVADVQGKTYWAAYIMRTPENPDDDE